The following coding sequences are from one Arachis hypogaea cultivar Tifrunner chromosome 7, arahy.Tifrunner.gnm2.J5K5, whole genome shotgun sequence window:
- the LOC114924269 gene encoding zinc finger BED domain-containing protein RICESLEEPER 2-like: protein MADKQALTNNASGSKVGSIPTPPSFAGSTPEESTRGGETNTNPASSDAHSLETAAQSSQLGKALEKYLKDWGIQKLCTVTVDNASANFIAVNILVKIMREWNGCTMLGGKFVHLRCAAHILNLIVCDGLKDLQSSIARIRTSCKFVKLSPFKLATFRRCAHEANITSRQMIILDVPTRWNSTYMMLEVAEKFEKAFTRLSREDAHFERYIEDDRGPPCDEDWSTARIFIRFLQILYHATLSFSSSLNITSNTFFHVLCKILCTLNKWTMSDDLVLNGMASTMKAKFDKYWDDSDHSYTSTLLTSANKPSLNYLLLVAVFLDPRYKLKYVQFTLSEIYG from the exons ATGGCTGATAAACAAGCGCTTACTAACAATGCAAGTGGGTCTAAAGTTGGGAGCATTCCTACGCCACCAAGTTTCGCTGGATCTACACCAGAAGAATCAACAAGGGGAGGAGAAACAAATACCAATCCAGCTTCAAGTGATGCTCATTCTTTGGAGACAGCAGCACAATCTAGCCAGTTAG GAAAAGCTTTAGAGAAATATTTAAAAGATTGGGGTATTCAAAAACTTTGTACTGTAACTGTGGATAATGCTAGTGCAAACTTTATTGCTGTGAATATTTTGGTTAAAATCATGCGAGAATGGAATGGTTGTACTATGTTGGGTGGGAAATTCGTTCATTTGAGATGTGCTGCCCATATCTTAAATTTGATTGTTTGTGATGGTTTGAAAGATCTACAGTCATCTATTGCTAGGATTAGAACTTCTTGTAAGTTTGTGAAGTTATCTCCGTTTAAGTTAGCAACCTTTAGGAGGTGTGCACATGAGGCAAACATTACGAGTCGACAAATGATTATTCTTGATGTGCCGACGAGGTGGAATTCTACTTATATGATGTTGGAAGTGGCCGAAAAATTTGAAAAGGCATTTACTCGTCTTTCTAGGGAAGATGCTCATTTTGAAAGATACATTGAAGATGATAGGGGGCCTCCTTGTGATGAAGATTGGAGTACAGCTCGTATCTTTATAcgttttttacaaattttatatcatgcAACGCTTTCATTCTCTAGTTCTTTGAATATCACTTCAAATACTTTTTTCCATGTATTGTGTAAGATTTTATGCACTTTGAATAAATGGACTATGAGTGATGATTTAGTGTTGAATGGAATGGCATCAACGATGAAGGCTAAATTTGATAAGTATTGGGATGATTCTGATCATTCTTATACTTCTACTCTTTTGACTTCAGCAAACAAACCATCTTTGAACTATCTATTACTTGTTGCTGTTTTTCTTGATCCGCGGTATAAATTGAAATATGTTCAGTTTACTTTGTCTGAGATATATGGTTAA
- the LOC112702485 gene encoding glycerol-3-phosphate acyltransferase 5: MESVVSELEGTLLKDSDTFSYFMLVAFEASGLFRFALLLILWPLIRLTDILGMKDTGLKIMIFVSLAGVPKSEIESVARAVLPKFYMDDLHMKAWRLFSSYDKRVVATKMPRIMVERFVKEHLRADEVVGTELCFNRFGYATGSVVDDSISQRVADIFGQQGAPTLGMARSSHHSFMQLCKEQIVPPFVTRQKQEQEQEALRPLPVIFHDGRLVKRPTASTSLLILLWMPIGIILAIIRITLGFTLPFWVIPYVSRLFGGKVVVKGTPPPPPLNGNSGVLFVCTHRTLMDPVVLSSVLHRQVPAVTYSISRLTEILSPIPTVRLTRIRNVDAEKIKEQLSKGDLVVCPEGTTCREPFLLRFSGLFAELTDRIVPVAMNYRVGFFHATTARGWKGLDPIFFFMNPRPVYEVTFLNQLPVEATCSSGKSPHDVANYVQRLLASTLGFECTNFTRKDKYRILAGNDGIVSYTSFAERMNKLVRTFKPFLH, from the exons ATGGAATCTGTTGTATCCGAACTAGAAGGCACGCTTCTGAAGGACTCGGACACATTCTCATACTTCATGTTAGTAGCATTCGAAGCATCCGGTTTGTTCCGATTCGCCTTGTTGTTGATCCTATGGCCTCTGATTAGGTTAACGGACATTCTTGGCATGAAGGACACAGGTCTTAAAATAATGATCTTTGTGTCCTTAGCTGGGGTACCCAAGTCAGAGATCGAATCCGTGGCAAGGGCGGTGTTGCCAAAGTTCTACATGGATGACCTTCATATGAAGGCGTGGAGGTTGTTTAGTTCCTACGACAAAAGGGTGGTGGCAACGAAGATGCCGAGGATAATGGTGGAGAGGTTCGTGAAGGAGCATTTGCGCGCCGACGAGGTGGTTGGGACAGAGTTGTGTTTCAACAGGTTTGGTTATGCCACGGGCTCTGTTGTTGATGATAGCATATCTCAAAGGGTTGCTGACATTTTTGGCCAACAAGGTGCACCTACTTTGGGTATGGCAAGGAGTAGCCATCATTCCTTCATGCAACTTTGCAAg GAACAAATTGTTCCTCCCTTTGTAACAAGGCAGAAGCAGGAGCAGGAGCAGGAAGCGCTCCGGCCACTGCCGGTGATCTTCCACGACGGCCGTCTAGTAAAGCGGCCGACAGCATCGACCTCGCTACTTATCCTTCTATGGATGCCAATAGGCATTATACTTGCCATAATTCGCATCACCTTGGGCTTCACACTACCCTTCTGGGTGATACCCTACGTTTCAAGGCTCTTTGGAGGCAAGGTGGTAGTGAAGGGCACACCACCCCCTCCTCCGTTGAACGGCAACTCCGGCGTGCTATTCGTGTGCACTCACAGAACCCTAATGGACCCGGTGGTCCTCTCCTCCGTGCTCCACCGCCAAGTCCCCGCAGTCACCTATTCCATCTCTAGGTTAACGGAGATACTCTCTCCAATCCCAACGGTTAGGTTAACAAGAATTAGGAACGTAGATGCTGAGAAAATCAAAGAGCAATTATCAAAGGGTGATTTGGTTGTGTGTCCAGAAGGTACTACATGTCGCGAACCCTTCCTTCTAAGGTTCAGTGGGTTATTCGCTGAGTTAACTGATAGAATAGTCCCTGTGGCCATGAACTATAGGGTTGGATTCTTCCATGCAACCACTGCTAGGGGTTGGAAGGGTTTGGACCCCATTTTCTTCTTCATGAACCCTAGGCCGGTTTATGAGGTCACTTTCTTGAACCAGTTGCCGGTTGAAGCTACTTGCTCCTCAGGTAAAAGTCCTCACGATGTGGCTAACTATGTTCAAAGGCTTTTGGCTTCAACGTTAGGGTTTGAGTGTACCAACTTTACAAGGAAAGACAAGTATCGGATCTTGGCTGGGAATGATGGTATTGTTTCTTATACTTCGTTTGCTGAACGAATGAACAAGTTGGTCAGAACTTTCAAGCCATTTTTACATTGA